The sequence below is a genomic window from Rhodococcus sp. 4CII.
ACGCGCCGATGATCCAGATGTCGCCGCTACTCATCCTTGCTCCTTCACAGGCTTGTATCCGAAGGCGATCGCCTCGGTGCCGTCGTCGTCGACACCGGCGACGAACGTCGTCATGGTGACGGTCAGGCCCGGGGTGATGTCGTCGAGTTGGGCATCGAGAAGGTTCGCCTTGACGACGCCACCTCCATCGAGTTCGACGATCGCGGAGATGTAGGGCACCGGAACGGAGGGAGCCGCCCGGTGGACCTGGGTGTAGCCGCGCACCTGTCCTGTACTGGCGAGAGCCTTCCAGGTGAAGTCTCGCCTACCGCAGTGTGCGCAGGCATTGCGCCGGTCGAAGTAGAGCGCATCGCATTGCGCGCACATCCGCGCTTGGAGGTGGGGTGGGTCGCCGAGCACCAGGTAGTCGACGACCGGAATCTGTCCCGGCATGGTGATCCGTCCGATCTGCGTATAGCGGTGAGGGCCGAGCAACTACACAAAGCTCGACATGAAAATAGTATATGAGTAGAGTTTCCCGGCAAGCAACCGTGTTCGGAATCCGGTTGCCGAATCACAGGTCTCTCGCAGCAAGGACACGACAAGATGACTCAGGCATGGATAGTCGACGGCGTCAGAACGCCGCGTGGCAAGGGAAAGCCGACCGGCGCACTGCACCGTGTCCACCCGCAGGAGTTGCTCGCCCAGCTCCTCGCGGTGTTGGCTGAGCGGAACAGTATTGCGGCGGCCGAGGTCGACGACGTCATCATCGGAAACGGCGATCAACGAGACGACCACGGCGACGACATCGGGCGTCTTGCCGTGCTGGCGGCGGGCTGGCCGGTGACCGTTCCCGGCGTGACGCTGAACAGGTTCTGCGGTTCGGGACAGCAGGCGGTGATGTTCGGTGCCGCGGGAATCGCGGCCGGCTGGCAGAAGCTCGTCGTCGCAGGCGGCGTCGAATCGATGTCCCGGTACCAGCCTCGGCGCACCAGTGGCCGGCTGGACGGGGGGAATGCCGCGATCCTCGCACAACATGCTCTGGTCCCGCAGGGAATCTCCGCCGACCTGATCGCCTCGGTGGAGGGGTTCACGCGCGAGGAGGTCGACCAGTTTGCGCTGCAGAGCCAGCAGAAGGCCGCCGAAGCAATCGCCGACGGACGCTTCGCACGGAGTCTCGTTGCGGTGCGTGATGACGC
It includes:
- a CDS encoding Zn-ribbon domain-containing OB-fold protein, whose translation is MPGQIPVVDYLVLGDPPHLQARMCAQCDALYFDRRNACAHCGRRDFTWKALASTGQVRGYTQVHRAAPSVPVPYISAIVELDGGGVVKANLLDAQLDDITPGLTVTMTTFVAGVDDDGTEAIAFGYKPVKEQG